The Hymenobacter chitinivorans DSM 11115 genome window below encodes:
- a CDS encoding mersacidin/lichenicidin family type 2 lantibiotic, with the protein MTIRAWKDAEYRATLTPEQLAQVEPNPVGSALTEEELTQNTGGLMVGPGWWPTISGECNGGYCCNPFGSNIG; encoded by the coding sequence ATGACGATCCGCGCGTGGAAAGATGCCGAATACCGCGCTACCCTCACCCCCGAGCAACTGGCCCAGGTGGAGCCCAATCCTGTCGGCTCGGCTCTGACCGAGGAAGAACTCACCCAAAATACTGGCGGCCTGATGGTTGGCCCCGGCTGGTGGCCCACCATTAGCGGTGAGTGTAACGGCGGCTACTGCTGCAACCCCTTCGGCTCGAACATCGGCTAA
- a CDS encoding cellulase family glycosylhydrolase → MPSALPWLLGLAALVFSLCPAARAQTPPPTGDVYVDGQGVLRWQQTKREVALFGVNYTAPFAHAYRAQQAVGGSAEKAIDQDVYHLARLGLDAFRIHVWDVEITDTLGNLQQNEHLRLLDYLVAQLKQRGIKVILTPIAYWNNGYPEKDSGTGFSSMYSKVQAYTNPRAIRAQENYLTQFLNHRNQYTRLLNREDPDILAFEVCNEPRYQQPAAQVTAFANRMVAAMRATGYGKPIFYNIAENPEVEDAILAANVDGLTFQWYPAGLVSGHTLRGNLLPHVDQYPIPFRQDPRFRRRAKLVYEFESGDIIQPVMYPMMARSFREAGFQWATQFAYDPLAIAYANTEYQTHYLNLAYTPAKALSLLIAGKVFRRVGRGQSFGRYPADSVFDAFRVSYRRGLSEMSTEEEFYYTASTQTIVKKVAKLRHVAGVGSSPLVQYGGSGAYFLDRVAPGMWRLEVLPDAVPIRDPFETASLQKPVTQILWNDQPLRLALPELGPRFTLRGLNEGNTAQAQATDGRLTVRPGVYLLAAAGKQTSAWTADSPLGSLRLGEFAAPAPTKLGPQVRHTPPAQATAGQPLIIRATLTGIEAADSVFLVAQHYYGRTRVLPVRQPAYATVEATVPAELTTAGLLRYWLVLKKAGQPLTFPGGFRGQPQEWDFFSPEHWEVPLVTAQTPLFLFRAAADQGQVEARSLSRTAWTEYVTTEAAGALALRFVQGEAKEAAAPAAETGPAACLRAYYGDKLPARRQDLSGFTEVVVKARASRPVGAQVVLATQDAAAFAAPVPLTTELREIRIPLSSFNASALLLSPRPYPGFLPLRFQSSNPGPLRLADTEVVQLLVDAAAATQVDIESIFLR, encoded by the coding sequence ATGCCATCCGCTCTTCCCTGGCTGCTCGGCCTTGCGGCCCTCGTGTTTAGCCTTTGCCCGGCGGCCCGGGCCCAAACCCCGCCGCCCACCGGCGACGTGTACGTAGACGGGCAGGGCGTGCTGCGCTGGCAGCAGACCAAGCGGGAAGTGGCCTTGTTTGGGGTCAATTACACCGCCCCGTTTGCCCACGCCTACCGGGCCCAGCAGGCCGTGGGCGGCAGCGCCGAAAAGGCCATCGACCAGGATGTGTACCACCTTGCGCGCCTGGGCCTCGACGCCTTTCGGATTCACGTCTGGGACGTGGAAATTACTGACACGCTGGGCAATCTGCAGCAGAATGAGCACTTGCGCCTGCTCGACTACCTGGTGGCCCAACTCAAGCAGCGCGGCATCAAGGTTATTCTGACGCCCATTGCTTACTGGAACAACGGCTACCCCGAGAAGGACTCCGGCACGGGCTTTTCCAGCATGTATTCCAAAGTGCAGGCCTACACCAATCCGCGGGCCATCCGGGCCCAGGAAAACTATCTGACGCAGTTTCTCAACCACCGCAACCAGTACACCCGGCTGCTCAACCGCGAAGACCCTGACATTCTCGCCTTTGAGGTCTGCAACGAGCCCCGCTACCAGCAGCCGGCGGCCCAGGTAACGGCCTTTGCCAACCGCATGGTGGCCGCTATGCGGGCTACAGGCTACGGCAAGCCCATTTTCTACAACATTGCCGAAAACCCGGAAGTGGAAGACGCCATCCTGGCCGCCAACGTGGATGGGCTGACGTTTCAGTGGTACCCGGCCGGCCTAGTGAGCGGGCACACGCTGCGCGGCAATTTGCTGCCCCACGTGGACCAGTACCCCATTCCGTTTCGGCAGGACCCGCGGTTTCGGCGCCGGGCCAAGCTGGTGTACGAGTTTGAGTCGGGCGACATAATCCAGCCGGTGATGTACCCGATGATGGCCCGCAGCTTCCGGGAAGCCGGGTTTCAGTGGGCCACCCAGTTTGCCTACGACCCGCTGGCCATTGCCTACGCCAACACCGAGTACCAGACCCACTATCTGAACCTGGCCTACACCCCGGCCAAAGCCCTGAGCCTGCTTATTGCCGGCAAGGTATTTCGCCGGGTGGGGCGGGGCCAAAGCTTCGGGCGCTACCCCGCCGACTCCGTCTTCGATGCCTTCCGGGTGAGCTACCGGCGGGGGCTGAGCGAGATGAGCACCGAGGAGGAATTTTACTACACGGCTTCTACACAAACGATTGTCAAGAAAGTGGCCAAGCTACGGCACGTGGCCGGTGTGGGCAGCTCCCCACTGGTGCAGTACGGGGGCTCGGGGGCCTACTTCCTGGACCGGGTGGCGCCGGGCATGTGGCGGCTGGAAGTGCTGCCCGACGCGGTGCCTATCCGGGACCCGTTTGAAACGGCCTCCCTGCAAAAGCCCGTGACTCAGATTCTGTGGAACGACCAGCCCCTGCGCCTCGCGCTGCCCGAGCTGGGGCCCCGCTTTACGCTGCGCGGCCTCAATGAAGGCAACACCGCCCAGGCACAGGCCACCGACGGCCGCCTGACGGTGCGGCCGGGCGTGTACCTGCTGGCCGCGGCCGGCAAGCAAACCAGCGCCTGGACGGCCGATTCGCCGTTGGGTTCGTTGCGCCTGGGCGAGTTTGCGGCCCCGGCGCCCACCAAGCTCGGGCCCCAGGTACGCCACACCCCGCCGGCCCAGGCCACGGCCGGGCAGCCCCTCATTATCCGGGCCACGCTGACCGGCATTGAAGCCGCCGACAGTGTATTTCTGGTGGCCCAGCACTACTACGGCCGTACGCGGGTGCTCCCCGTGCGGCAGCCGGCGTATGCCACCGTGGAAGCCACCGTGCCGGCCGAGCTGACCACCGCCGGCTTGCTGCGCTATTGGCTGGTGCTGAAAAAGGCCGGGCAGCCGCTCACCTTTCCCGGCGGCTTCCGCGGCCAGCCCCAGGAATGGGACTTTTTCTCCCCGGAGCATTGGGAAGTGCCGCTGGTAACGGCCCAAACGCCGCTGTTCCTGTTTCGGGCTGCCGCCGACCAAGGCCAGGTGGAAGCCCGCAGCCTGAGCCGCACCGCCTGGACGGAGTACGTCACGACCGAAGCGGCCGGGGCGCTGGCGCTGCGCTTCGTGCAGGGCGAGGCCAAAGAGGCTGCGGCTCCGGCCGCCGAAACCGGGCCGGCCGCCTGCCTGCGGGCTTACTACGGTGACAAGCTGCCGGCCCGCCGCCAGGATTTGAGCGGCTTTACGGAGGTGGTAGTCAAGGCCCGGGCCAGCCGGCCGGTGGGGGCGCAGGTGGTGCTGGCCACCCAGGATGCCGCCGCCTTTGCCGCGCCCGTACCGCTAACTACTGAGCTGCGCGAAATCCGGATTCCGCTGAGTAGCTTCAACGCCAGTGCTTTACTGCTGAGCCCGAGGCCGTATCCGGGTTTTTTGCCGCTGCGCTTCCAAAGTTCTAACCCCGGCCCGCTGCGGCTGGCCGACACCGAAGTGGTGCAGCTGCTGGTAGATGCCGCCGCGGCTACCCAGGTTGATATTGAGTCGATTTTCCTGCGGTAA
- the galB gene encoding beta-galactosidase GalB produces MRFSSSFLALLLMVAAPALAQSRQDILLTSDWKFTKGDVAGAAQPGFQDAKWQTVRVPHDWAIYGPFSSTNDLQQVKIEQNNEKQATTKAGRTGGLPFIGTGWYRRRLAVPGFGPGKRAELVFDGAMSNAHVFVNGKEVGYWPYGYNSFHFDITPFLSPGGGANTLAVRLENQPEASRWYPGAGLYRNVHLVVTDEVHIPVWGTYVTTPTITADFAKVKLRTAVAGATAAQSLRLDTEIRDAAGTVVATTSTPLAATDGQQFEQNLVVPQPRLWSPETPVLYTATSKLYAGSVLKDEYQTRFGIRSFTFEANKGFSLNGQPRRFRGVCNHHDLGPLGAAINPAALRRQLTLLKDLGADAIRTTHNMPAPELVSLADEMGFMLIVESFDEWKKPKVKNGYSQYFDEWSERDVVNMVHRDRNHPSVIMWSIGNEVPDQWAPGGTKIARRLQDIVHREDPTRPVTAGMDQFDAVVGNGFAALLDVPGFNYKPHRYPEAYTKLPQALMLGSETASTVSSRGVYKFPVVTAKDKKYPDNQSSSYDLEACNWSQTPDEEFAAQDALGYLMGEFVWTGFDYLGEPTPYDEAWPSHSSYFGIMDLAGLPKDRFYLYRSRWNPTAATLHLLPHWTWPGREGQTTPVFCYTNYPSAELFVNGVSQGRQTKSSSDKPQTQYRLMWNEVKYAPGSLKVVAYDAQGKAVAEEEVRTAGKPHHIKLVTDRPSLAADGQDLAYVTVRVEDAQGNLCPEASNEVQFKVTGAGQFRAAANGNAASLELFHEPRMKAFQGQLVAIVQAADKAGPVQLQATGKGLKSASVTLQTTAAK; encoded by the coding sequence ATGCGCTTTTCTTCTTCCTTTCTGGCCCTGCTCCTGATGGTGGCCGCCCCGGCCCTGGCCCAGTCGCGGCAGGATATTCTGCTGACTTCCGACTGGAAATTTACCAAGGGCGACGTGGCCGGCGCGGCCCAGCCCGGCTTCCAGGACGCCAAGTGGCAAACCGTGCGCGTGCCCCACGACTGGGCCATCTACGGTCCGTTTAGCAGCACCAACGACTTGCAGCAGGTCAAGATTGAGCAGAACAACGAGAAGCAGGCTACCACCAAAGCCGGCCGCACCGGCGGGCTGCCCTTTATCGGCACGGGCTGGTACCGGCGGCGGCTGGCGGTGCCGGGCTTCGGGCCGGGCAAGCGCGCCGAGCTGGTCTTCGACGGGGCCATGAGCAACGCCCACGTGTTTGTGAACGGCAAGGAAGTGGGCTACTGGCCCTACGGCTACAACTCGTTTCACTTCGATATCACCCCGTTTTTGAGCCCGGGCGGCGGCGCCAATACCCTGGCCGTGCGCCTGGAAAACCAGCCCGAAGCCTCGCGCTGGTACCCCGGCGCCGGCCTCTACCGCAACGTGCACCTGGTCGTTACCGATGAGGTGCACATCCCGGTGTGGGGCACCTACGTCACCACGCCCACCATCACCGCCGACTTTGCCAAGGTAAAGCTGCGCACCGCAGTAGCCGGCGCCACGGCGGCCCAGAGCCTGCGCCTCGACACCGAAATCCGGGATGCGGCGGGCACGGTGGTAGCCACCACCAGTACGCCCCTGGCCGCTACCGACGGGCAGCAGTTCGAGCAAAACCTGGTGGTGCCCCAGCCCCGGCTTTGGTCGCCGGAAACGCCGGTGCTCTACACGGCCACCTCGAAGCTGTACGCCGGCTCGGTGCTCAAAGACGAGTATCAGACCCGCTTCGGTATCCGCTCGTTTACGTTTGAGGCCAACAAGGGCTTTTCGTTGAACGGGCAGCCGCGCCGCTTCCGGGGCGTGTGCAACCACCACGACCTGGGCCCCCTGGGCGCGGCCATCAACCCGGCCGCCCTGCGCCGGCAGCTGACCTTGCTCAAGGACCTGGGCGCCGACGCCATCCGGACGACTCACAACATGCCGGCCCCGGAGCTGGTGAGTTTGGCCGACGAAATGGGCTTTATGCTGATTGTGGAGTCGTTTGACGAGTGGAAAAAGCCCAAGGTCAAGAACGGCTACAGCCAGTACTTCGACGAGTGGTCGGAGCGCGACGTGGTGAACATGGTGCACCGGGACCGGAACCATCCCTCGGTCATTATGTGGAGCATCGGCAACGAGGTGCCCGACCAGTGGGCCCCCGGCGGCACCAAGATTGCTCGGCGCCTGCAAGACATTGTGCACCGCGAAGACCCGACCCGACCCGTGACGGCCGGTATGGACCAGTTCGACGCGGTAGTGGGCAACGGCTTTGCGGCCCTGCTCGACGTGCCGGGCTTCAACTACAAGCCCCACCGCTACCCCGAAGCCTACACCAAGCTGCCCCAGGCCCTGATGCTGGGCTCCGAAACGGCTTCCACGGTCAGCTCCCGCGGGGTGTACAAGTTTCCGGTGGTAACGGCCAAGGATAAGAAGTATCCGGATAATCAGTCGTCGTCCTACGACCTGGAAGCCTGCAACTGGTCCCAGACGCCGGACGAGGAATTCGCGGCCCAGGACGCGCTGGGCTACCTCATGGGCGAGTTTGTGTGGACCGGCTTCGACTACCTCGGCGAGCCGACGCCCTACGACGAAGCCTGGCCTTCGCACAGCTCCTACTTCGGCATCATGGACCTGGCGGGTTTGCCCAAAGACCGGTTTTACCTCTACCGCTCCCGCTGGAACCCCACCGCGGCCACGCTCCACCTGCTGCCCCACTGGACCTGGCCCGGCCGCGAAGGCCAGACCACGCCGGTGTTTTGCTACACGAATTATCCCTCGGCCGAGCTGTTCGTGAACGGCGTAAGCCAGGGCCGCCAAACCAAGAGCTCATCCGACAAGCCCCAGACCCAGTACCGCCTGATGTGGAACGAGGTGAAATACGCGCCCGGCAGCCTGAAAGTAGTGGCCTACGACGCCCAGGGCAAAGCCGTGGCCGAGGAGGAAGTGCGCACCGCCGGTAAGCCCCACCATATCAAGCTGGTCACGGACCGCCCCAGCCTGGCCGCCGACGGGCAGGACTTGGCCTACGTAACCGTGCGGGTGGAAGACGCCCAGGGCAACCTCTGCCCCGAAGCCAGCAACGAAGTGCAGTTCAAGGTCACGGGGGCGGGGCAGTTTCGGGCGGCGGCCAACGGCAACGCGGCCAGCCTGGAGCTGTTTCACGAGCCCCGTATGAAAGCATTTCAGGGGCAGCTCGTGGCCATCGTGCAGGCCGCCGATAAGGCCGGGCCCGTGCAGCTGCAAGCCACCGGCAAAGGCCTGAAAAGCGCCAGTGTGACCCTGCAAACTACTGCTGCGAAATAG
- a CDS encoding YDG domain-containing protein — protein MTTPVPSILRRRRSSALGLLLTLILFLIALGGAAQSSYAPTVTSDKDDYAPGEVAHISGSGWTQDQTVHVEFKEEPDYPDYHRYDVPVAADGSWQIDYSIEQRHLGVKFTVLAAGGTTAYLASYQFTDAGEYPSGAALITTTAQSFCLNGTTTALQARVLTCGSGSKANIVYRWYYNLTNTTSLTNAVLVQATPTSGGGIWATNTNGGTYSYTPNSTVAGTRYYFCQITQLSALSGDPGCGNTAAPFSTATVAVTVTPPVSAPTLITVVAGSTEPNCPVTSATTTAYTSSAANSTGLSWSLNNSAAGTINASGVVTWAVGFVGTVNIEATAVGCNFSSASTTRTVTLRGPTVSVTGAATFCSGGSTMLTANATAGAGTITGYQWFRNGSAINGAPAQQQTYTASTAGTYTVLVTNSNTCTAMSAPLPVTVTQLPVLTVTAPAAVCAPATVSLTAAAVTSGSTLPSGSTLSYWTDAAATTPLSTPGAVAVSGTYYIKATNGNCSDIEPVAVTVTPAPTTANAGPAQTISGTSTTLAANTPIVGTGSWSITGGLDGVVATPDSPTSGFSGVAGTTYHLQWAIANGSCTSTSQVTITFSELPTTLTVAEATGVYGGTTTLTATLRAGSTPLSGKTIAFRLNNLAVGTATTDATGAAALPNVSLAGINASPTAYVGYVAASFSAGPGYAASSATGSLLVQKAPQTITWPNPDAIAYGTALSSSQLNAAVTGVAGGSAPGALSYTPAAGIILSTGPQQTLLVEAAATTNYQAASASVLLTVTQVTPDVTASGGTFPYDHQAHGGTGQATGAGTPAEVLTDVTLRYVGTGLTTYGPAAEAPVRAGTYAVTAVYAGSLNYTPATSEPAALTIQPKVLTASFTAAGKVYDATRAASITGRAVSGAIAGDEVSLTGGTATFADKTVGPGKTVTGLGFGLTGADAPNYRLLAGPVTATASITPKALTAAVTADSKTYDGTTAAILTTTNLAGIVDGDAVSISIGGAAFADKHVATSKTVTATDLTLTGADAANYSVNATAYTTADITPKALTIALSAQDKEYDGTSTAGTAALLAAGSGLLTGDVVTVTSSNGQFDSKTVGAGKQVTAAVAISGGADEHNYAANPTASATASITARSLVIGISAQGKQYDGTTAAAVSAAISSGLVPGDKVSVAATNGQFDDKNVGLSKPVMAGVSKSGADAGNYAANATATTAAAITAKALVASVTASAKVYDGQTGATVTGRTLSGQLPDDEVVPGGGTGSFANKHVGTGKTVTVTGLTLTGADAANYSVNATAFTTADITPKALTIALTAAHKVYDGTRTASVTPVLRPASGLVAGDVVTLGAANGLFATKNVGTDKLVTADVSLPGGADKDNYAPNTTASAQANITVRELKVTATAASKVFDGNTVTLATLQDDRVIGDQLLPVYTTASFADANVGTAKTVTVSGISIGGEDAPNYLANTSTTATANISTATSDLILSHSGPVQYSDQVTLTATVTSLSALSVLTAVGGTIDFKLGTTTLGSVAFPAPGGLSTVSKTFIISQKAGSYAITALFRPNTTNVGEATGATPTNLVVTPENTDVVYSGLEYFGTANSTSATANVEYIATLTDAADNSRGIIGNARAAFKEVNGLGETNLFGTTTFAVSPVSTANLQGTARTGVLPVTLSSADFGNGGRTFDLLVEAQGGYYAGRTPEHTLITIAVPGQDYVNGGGSVVVAQSGGSYAAPGGSKMNFGFTMKWNKSGKNIQGQATIIFRRLVGSLWRTYQIKSNSINTLGTVSSASGNQGDFNTKATLSDITDPLNTTGLSGGLDLSVQALESTVTGAPHKIGVTLRSSTGELLFSSNWTGGKTVLQELKGGKISVRSSTAITTTAPAPTTTTSVTLGSTPAKAAALLSNAAGLEIYPNPVVDQATIRFRPTLGGKAQVYLYNELGRLVATLYNAEVVGGQDYQLDLGRAELPNGVYTCRLITNSTVENRRFSIVK, from the coding sequence ATGACCACACCCGTACCCTCCATTCTCCGGCGGAGAAGGAGCAGCGCCCTGGGGTTGCTGCTCACGCTAATTCTCTTTTTAATTGCCTTAGGCGGCGCTGCCCAATCCAGCTACGCGCCCACCGTCACCTCGGACAAGGATGACTACGCTCCCGGCGAAGTGGCCCACATCAGCGGCAGCGGCTGGACCCAGGACCAGACGGTGCACGTTGAGTTTAAGGAGGAGCCGGATTATCCCGACTACCACCGCTACGATGTGCCGGTGGCAGCGGATGGCAGCTGGCAAATTGATTACAGCATCGAGCAGCGGCACTTGGGCGTGAAGTTCACCGTGCTGGCCGCGGGCGGCACCACCGCGTATTTGGCCTCTTATCAATTCACGGACGCGGGCGAATATCCATCGGGGGCGGCGCTGATTACGACTACTGCGCAGTCTTTCTGCCTTAATGGTACTACCACGGCTCTGCAAGCCAGGGTGCTTACGTGCGGCTCGGGAAGCAAGGCCAACATTGTGTATAGGTGGTATTATAACCTTACCAATACGACCAGCTTAACCAATGCGGTACTGGTTCAGGCAACGCCAACGAGTGGGGGGGGCATCTGGGCAACCAACACTAACGGGGGCACCTACAGCTATACGCCCAACTCCACGGTTGCCGGCACCCGCTACTACTTCTGCCAGATAACCCAACTGTCGGCGCTGTCTGGGGACCCAGGTTGCGGCAACACTGCGGCGCCCTTTTCTACCGCTACGGTGGCGGTTACGGTAACTCCCCCCGTTAGTGCGCCCACGCTCATTACCGTGGTGGCCGGCAGTACCGAACCGAATTGCCCGGTCACGAGTGCCACCACCACGGCCTATACCTCCTCGGCCGCCAACAGCACAGGCCTCAGCTGGTCGTTGAACAACTCGGCGGCCGGCACCATCAATGCCAGCGGCGTGGTAACCTGGGCGGTGGGGTTCGTCGGCACGGTCAATATCGAGGCAACGGCCGTGGGCTGCAACTTCTCTTCAGCCTCCACGACGCGCACCGTGACCCTGCGGGGCCCCACCGTTAGCGTGACGGGAGCCGCTACGTTTTGCAGCGGCGGCAGCACCATGCTCACGGCCAACGCCACGGCGGGTGCCGGCACCATCACCGGGTATCAGTGGTTTCGTAACGGCTCGGCTATCAATGGCGCACCCGCCCAGCAGCAAACCTACACGGCTAGCACGGCGGGAACCTACACCGTGCTGGTTACCAACAGCAATACCTGCACGGCCATGTCGGCACCCCTGCCCGTAACGGTTACCCAACTGCCCGTGCTGACCGTCACGGCTCCGGCGGCCGTGTGCGCCCCGGCCACCGTCAGCCTGACGGCCGCAGCCGTAACGAGCGGCAGTACGCTGCCCAGCGGCAGCACGCTCAGCTACTGGACCGATGCCGCCGCCACCACGCCGCTGAGCACCCCGGGCGCCGTAGCCGTCAGCGGCACGTATTACATCAAAGCCACGAACGGCAACTGCTCGGATATTGAGCCCGTGGCCGTGACCGTGACGCCCGCCCCCACGACGGCCAATGCGGGTCCGGCTCAAACTATCAGCGGCACCAGCACCACGCTGGCGGCCAATACGCCCATCGTCGGTACCGGCAGCTGGAGTATCACCGGGGGCCTCGACGGGGTGGTAGCCACTCCCGACAGTCCGACCTCGGGCTTTAGCGGCGTGGCCGGCACCACCTACCACCTGCAGTGGGCCATTGCCAACGGCAGCTGCACCTCGACGTCGCAGGTAACCATCACCTTTTCCGAGCTGCCGACCACCCTCACCGTAGCAGAAGCCACGGGAGTTTACGGCGGCACGACTACCCTGACGGCCACGCTCAGGGCCGGCAGCACCCCGCTCAGTGGCAAAACCATTGCTTTCCGGCTCAATAACCTGGCCGTGGGCACCGCCACAACCGACGCCACCGGGGCCGCCGCGCTGCCCAACGTCAGCCTGGCCGGTATCAATGCCAGCCCCACGGCTTATGTAGGGTATGTGGCCGCCAGCTTTAGCGCCGGGCCGGGCTACGCCGCCAGCAGCGCCACTGGCAGCCTGCTGGTGCAAAAGGCCCCGCAGACCATTACCTGGCCGAACCCCGATGCCATTGCCTACGGCACGGCGCTTTCCAGCAGTCAGCTCAATGCTGCCGTAACCGGCGTGGCGGGCGGTTCGGCGCCCGGGGCGCTTAGCTACACACCAGCCGCGGGCATTATCCTCAGCACCGGCCCGCAGCAAACCCTGTTGGTGGAAGCCGCCGCCACGACTAACTACCAGGCGGCCAGCGCCTCCGTGTTGCTGACCGTTACGCAGGTAACCCCGGACGTGACGGCCAGCGGCGGCACTTTCCCCTACGACCACCAGGCCCACGGCGGCACGGGCCAGGCTACCGGAGCTGGTACGCCGGCGGAAGTACTGACCGATGTCACCCTGCGCTATGTTGGTACGGGCCTTACCACGTACGGTCCCGCGGCGGAAGCTCCAGTTCGGGCCGGTACCTACGCGGTTACGGCGGTCTACGCCGGCAGCCTCAACTACACCCCGGCCACCAGTGAGCCCGCCGCCCTGACTATTCAACCCAAAGTCCTGACGGCTTCCTTTACGGCGGCCGGCAAAGTATACGATGCTACCCGGGCGGCCAGCATCACCGGCCGCGCCGTCAGCGGAGCCATAGCCGGCGACGAAGTCAGCCTGACGGGCGGCACGGCCACTTTTGCCGACAAAACCGTGGGCCCGGGTAAAACCGTTACCGGCCTGGGCTTCGGCCTCACCGGGGCCGATGCGCCCAACTACCGCCTGCTGGCGGGCCCGGTTACGGCCACGGCCAGCATCACCCCCAAAGCCCTGACGGCGGCCGTCACGGCCGACTCAAAAACCTACGACGGGACCACGGCGGCCATCCTGACCACCACCAACTTGGCCGGTATAGTGGACGGCGATGCCGTCAGCATCTCGATTGGTGGGGCGGCCTTTGCCGATAAGCACGTGGCCACCAGTAAAACCGTAACGGCCACCGACCTGACGCTGACGGGTGCCGACGCGGCCAATTACAGCGTCAACGCCACGGCCTACACCACCGCCGATATTACTCCCAAAGCCCTGACCATTGCCCTCAGCGCCCAAGACAAAGAGTACGACGGCACCTCCACGGCCGGCACGGCGGCCTTGCTGGCGGCAGGCAGCGGCCTGCTGACCGGCGACGTAGTAACGGTGACCAGCAGCAACGGGCAGTTCGACTCGAAAACGGTGGGCGCCGGCAAGCAGGTAACGGCGGCCGTAGCCATCAGCGGCGGGGCCGACGAGCACAACTACGCAGCCAATCCCACGGCTAGCGCCACGGCCAGCATTACGGCCCGCTCCCTGGTTATCGGCATCAGCGCCCAGGGCAAGCAGTATGACGGCACTACGGCGGCGGCCGTCAGCGCGGCCATCAGCAGCGGGCTGGTGCCGGGCGACAAGGTGAGCGTAGCGGCCACCAATGGGCAGTTCGACGACAAAAACGTGGGTTTGAGCAAGCCCGTCATGGCCGGCGTGAGCAAGTCGGGGGCCGATGCGGGCAACTACGCGGCCAACGCCACGGCTACTACTGCGGCCGCCATTACGGCCAAAGCCCTGGTAGCTTCCGTAACGGCCAGCGCGAAAGTGTACGACGGGCAAACCGGCGCCACCGTTACGGGCCGCACCCTGAGCGGGCAGCTCCCCGACGACGAGGTGGTGCCCGGGGGCGGCACGGGCAGCTTCGCCAATAAACACGTGGGCACCGGGAAAACCGTAACCGTGACGGGCCTGACCCTGACGGGCGCCGACGCGGCCAACTACAGCGTCAACGCCACGGCCTTCACCACCGCCGATATTACTCCCAAAGCCCTGACCATTGCTCTGACGGCCGCCCACAAGGTATACGACGGCACCCGCACGGCCTCGGTAACGCCGGTGCTGCGGCCGGCCAGCGGCCTGGTAGCCGGCGACGTCGTCACGCTCGGGGCCGCCAATGGCTTATTTGCCACTAAGAACGTGGGCACCGATAAGCTCGTCACGGCCGACGTGAGCCTGCCGGGCGGGGCCGACAAAGACAACTACGCCCCCAACACCACGGCTTCGGCCCAGGCCAACATCACCGTGCGGGAGCTGAAGGTGACGGCCACCGCTGCCAGCAAGGTATTTGATGGTAACACGGTGACCCTAGCCACCCTCCAGGACGACCGGGTGATCGGTGACCAGCTACTCCCGGTTTACACCACGGCCAGCTTTGCCGATGCCAACGTGGGCACGGCCAAAACCGTGACGGTGAGCGGCATCAGCATCGGCGGCGAGGATGCGCCAAACTACCTGGCCAATACCAGCACCACGGCCACGGCCAACATTTCCACCGCCACTTCGGACCTCATTCTCAGTCATAGCGGCCCGGTGCAGTACTCCGACCAAGTGACGCTCACGGCTACCGTGACTTCACTCTCGGCCCTGAGCGTGCTGACGGCTGTGGGGGGCACCATCGACTTTAAGCTGGGCACTACCACGCTGGGCAGCGTCGCGTTTCCGGCGCCCGGCGGCCTGAGCACGGTTAGCAAGACGTTTATTATCAGTCAGAAAGCCGGCAGCTACGCCATTACGGCCCTGTTCCGACCTAACACTACCAACGTGGGAGAGGCTACCGGCGCCACGCCTACGAATTTGGTTGTAACTCCGGAGAATACCGACGTGGTGTACTCGGGCCTGGAATACTTTGGCACGGCCAACTCGACTTCGGCCACGGCCAACGTGGAGTACATTGCTACGCTGACCGATGCTGCGGACAATTCGCGGGGCATTATTGGCAATGCCCGGGCCGCGTTTAAGGAGGTGAACGGCCTGGGGGAAACCAACCTGTTCGGCACGACTACCTTCGCCGTCAGCCCCGTCAGCACCGCCAACCTGCAGGGCACGGCCCGCACCGGCGTACTACCCGTAACGCTGAGCTCAGCCGACTTCGGCAACGGCGGCCGCACCTTCGATTTGCTGGTGGAAGCCCAGGGTGGCTACTACGCCGGCCGCACGCCCGAGCACACCCTGATTACCATTGCCGTGCCCGGCCAGGACTACGTGAATGGCGGCGGCAGCGTAGTGGTGGCCCAGTCGGGCGGCTCGTATGCGGCGCCGGGGGGCTCGAAGATGAACTTTGGCTTCACGATGAAGTGGAACAAGAGCGGCAAAAACATCCAGGGCCAGGCCACCATCATTTTCCGCCGGCTGGTAGGCAGCCTGTGGCGCACTTACCAGATCAAGAGCAACTCGATTAACACCCTGGGCACCGTGTCCAGCGCCAGCGGCAACCAGGGCGACTTCAACACCAAGGCCACCCTGAGCGACATCACCGACCCGCTGAATACAACCGGCCTCAGCGGCGGCCTGGACTTGTCGGTGCAGGCCTTGGAGTCGACCGTGACCGGGGCTCCGCATAAGATTGGCGTCACGCTGCGGTCCTCCACCGGGGAGCTGCTGTTTTCCAGCAACTGGACCGGGGGCAAAACGGTACTTCAGGAACTCAAAGGCGGCAAAATCAGCGTGCGGAGCAGCACCGCCATTACCACCACGGCCCCCGCTCCCACTACGACGACGAGCGTGACGCTGGGCAGCACCCCGGCCAAAGCCGCCGCCTTGCTGAGCAACGCCGCCGGGCTCGAAATCTACCCCAACCCGGTCGTGGATCAGGCCACCATCCGCTTCCGCCCGACGCTGGGCGGCAAGGCCCAAGTGTATTTGTACAACGAGCTGGGCCGCCTGGTAGCCACGCTCTACAACGCTGAGGTGGTCGGCGGCCAGGACTACCAGCTCGACCTGGGCCGCGCCGAGCTGCCCAACGGCGTCTACACCTGCCGGCTGATTACCAACAGCACCGTCGAAAACCGCCGCTTCAGCATCGTGAAGTAG